Proteins encoded together in one Microbacterium sp. zg-Y625 window:
- a CDS encoding DUF3817 domain-containing protein — MPAPKLASFPAIRSALKFYQIASVITGVGLLLLLAEMIFKYTPLHVELFAGGSGGLLWFATVIVGPDCQWFSLFIPGSDQCEMISTGDGLNLSLGILIVHGWFYVVYLFACFRVWSLMRWGFVRFLLLALGGVVPLLSFFMEARVAREVTTYLAEREAAEAAASAPIPATEGNR; from the coding sequence ATGCCGGCCCCCAAACTCGCGTCCTTCCCAGCGATCCGCTCGGCGCTGAAGTTCTACCAGATCGCGTCGGTGATCACCGGCGTCGGGCTGCTCCTGCTGCTGGCCGAGATGATCTTCAAGTACACGCCGCTGCATGTCGAGCTGTTCGCCGGCGGGTCCGGCGGCCTGCTGTGGTTCGCGACGGTCATCGTCGGCCCCGACTGCCAGTGGTTCTCGCTCTTCATCCCGGGCAGCGACCAGTGCGAGATGATCTCCACCGGCGACGGTCTCAACCTGTCGCTGGGCATCCTCATCGTGCACGGCTGGTTCTACGTCGTGTACCTCTTCGCCTGCTTCCGGGTGTGGAGCCTCATGCGCTGGGGCTTCGTGCGCTTCCTCCTCCTCGCCCTCGGCGGTGTCGTGCCGCTGCTGTCGTTCTTCATGGAGGCGCGCGTCGCCCGGGAGGTCACGACCTACCTCGCCGAGCGGGAAGCCGCTGAAGCTGCGGCATCCGCTCCCATCCCCGCCACGGAAGGCAACCGTTGA
- the guaA gene encoding glutamine-hydrolyzing GMP synthase codes for MTAQTETSQRPVLVVDFGAQYSQLIARRVREAGVYSEIVPHTATAAEIAEKQPVGLILSGGPASVYEPGAPSLDPEVFDLGVPTLGICYGFQVMAQALGGEVANTGLREYGATDATLSGDGGVLLSGQPAQQNVWMSHGDQVAAAPEGFEVLASTAATPVAAFASDERRMYGVQWHPEVKHSDHGQNVLENFLHKAAGLPADWNSGNVIAEQVAKIREQIGTGRVICGLSGGVDSAVAAALVHKAVGDQLVCIFVDHGLLRKGEREQVEQDYVASTGVRLVTVDARERFLTALSGVSDPEQKRKIIGREFIRTFEQAEAALVAEAAADGEPIRFLVQGTLYPDVVESGGGAGTANIKSHHNVGGLPEDLQFELVEPLRTLFKDEVRAIGRELGLPEVIVGRQPFPGPGLGIRIVGEVTADRLEILRDADAIAREELTKAGLDDEIWQCPVVLLADVRSVGVQGDGRTYGHPIVLRPVSSEDAMTADWTRLPYDVLSKISNRITNEVREVNRVVLDVTSKPPGTIEWE; via the coding sequence TTGACCGCTCAGACCGAAACCTCGCAGCGTCCCGTGCTGGTCGTCGATTTCGGCGCCCAGTACTCCCAGCTCATCGCCCGGCGCGTCCGCGAGGCCGGTGTCTACAGCGAGATCGTCCCTCACACCGCGACGGCCGCCGAGATCGCCGAGAAGCAGCCCGTCGGCCTCATCCTCTCGGGCGGACCCGCGTCGGTCTACGAGCCCGGCGCCCCGAGCCTCGACCCGGAGGTCTTCGACCTCGGGGTCCCCACCCTCGGCATCTGCTACGGCTTCCAGGTGATGGCGCAGGCCCTCGGCGGCGAGGTCGCCAACACCGGGCTGCGCGAATACGGCGCGACGGATGCCACGCTCTCCGGCGACGGCGGCGTGCTGCTGTCGGGGCAGCCCGCGCAGCAGAACGTCTGGATGAGCCACGGCGACCAGGTCGCCGCCGCCCCCGAAGGCTTCGAGGTGCTCGCCTCGACCGCCGCCACCCCCGTCGCCGCCTTCGCGAGCGACGAGCGCCGCATGTACGGCGTGCAGTGGCATCCCGAGGTCAAGCACAGCGACCACGGCCAGAACGTGCTGGAGAACTTCCTGCACAAGGCCGCGGGGCTCCCCGCCGACTGGAACAGCGGCAACGTCATCGCCGAGCAGGTCGCGAAGATCCGGGAGCAGATCGGCACCGGCCGCGTGATCTGCGGGCTCTCCGGAGGCGTCGACTCGGCCGTCGCCGCCGCGCTCGTGCACAAGGCCGTCGGCGATCAGCTCGTGTGCATCTTCGTCGACCACGGACTGCTCCGTAAGGGCGAGCGGGAGCAGGTCGAGCAGGACTACGTCGCCTCGACCGGCGTGCGCCTGGTGACCGTGGACGCGCGCGAGCGCTTCCTCACGGCGCTTTCGGGCGTGAGCGACCCGGAGCAGAAGCGAAAGATCATCGGGCGCGAGTTCATCCGCACGTTCGAGCAGGCCGAGGCGGCGCTCGTGGCCGAGGCCGCCGCCGACGGCGAGCCCATCCGCTTCCTCGTGCAGGGCACGCTGTACCCCGACGTCGTGGAGTCCGGCGGTGGAGCGGGCACCGCGAACATCAAGAGCCACCACAACGTGGGCGGGCTTCCCGAGGACCTGCAGTTCGAGCTCGTCGAGCCGCTGCGCACCCTCTTCAAGGACGAGGTGCGGGCGATCGGCCGGGAGCTCGGGCTCCCCGAGGTCATCGTCGGGCGCCAGCCGTTTCCGGGCCCCGGCCTCGGCATCCGGATCGTCGGTGAGGTCACCGCTGACCGCCTCGAGATTCTGCGTGACGCCGACGCCATCGCCCGCGAGGAGCTGACGAAGGCGGGTCTTGACGACGAGATCTGGCAGTGCCCCGTGGTGCTCTTGGCAGACGTCCGCTCGGTGGGCGTGCAGGGTGACGGCCGCACCTACGGCCACCCGATCGTGCTGCGCCCGGTCTCGAGTGAGGACGCGATGACGGCGGACTGGACGCGCCTGCCGTACGACGTGCTGTCGAAGATCTCGAACCGCATCACCAACGAGGTGCGCGAGGTCAACCGGGTCGTGCTCGACGTGACGAGCAAGCCCCCGGGGACCATCGAGTGGGAGTGA
- a CDS encoding glycosyltransferase → MSESALPDADYLVLASRLIPDRDGGFTISVLRRARDMAGAGARVRLLTVDPGDQEDHDRDRAEWVRRGLLGAPEDLRNLFDDARADAAWLRAAALPLPAPAAAADAGSRAIRDAAGRTVLELPVIAGDPAWHLSESPVVVWSEDGSAPAGWLPGFGALYRAWLNALAAETAGDTVVICEARQVGEVLVAEAAPQLEPGIRLLHTTHACHVQAPFTWDAPMDAAWTRWFAVADRFDGVLWLTASQQADVERRVSGIRSSVVPHPAPAGLANDPVPGRIVMLNTLSARKRVDDAIRALATVRASVPHAELHVYGDGPERAALVALAESLDVGGAVFFHGHTADPETAWATADLFVLTSTNEGQPLVVLEALGHGVPVVSYDIPYGPRDTLARGGGMLVPDGGVDALAGALTALLTGPGVRAWLADAARAAAAGMDAAASMRALAAAVRAALAAPVPRPGR, encoded by the coding sequence ATGAGTGAATCCGCGCTGCCCGACGCCGACTACCTCGTGCTCGCGAGCCGCCTGATCCCCGACCGCGACGGCGGCTTCACCATCTCGGTGCTGCGCCGCGCCCGCGATATGGCCGGCGCCGGCGCCCGCGTGCGCCTGCTGACCGTGGATCCGGGGGACCAGGAAGACCACGACCGCGACCGCGCGGAATGGGTGCGCCGGGGGCTGCTCGGCGCCCCCGAAGATCTGCGGAACCTCTTCGACGACGCCCGGGCGGATGCCGCGTGGCTGCGCGCCGCGGCGCTGCCGCTGCCTGCCCCCGCGGCGGCCGCCGACGCCGGCAGTCGCGCCATCCGCGACGCCGCGGGCCGCACGGTGCTCGAGCTGCCGGTGATCGCGGGCGACCCCGCGTGGCACCTGAGCGAGTCCCCGGTCGTGGTGTGGTCCGAGGACGGCAGCGCGCCGGCCGGGTGGCTGCCCGGCTTCGGCGCGCTGTACCGGGCGTGGCTGAACGCCCTCGCGGCCGAGACCGCGGGCGACACGGTCGTGATCTGCGAGGCGCGGCAGGTGGGCGAGGTGCTGGTGGCAGAGGCGGCGCCGCAGCTGGAGCCCGGCATCCGGCTGCTGCACACCACGCACGCCTGTCACGTGCAGGCCCCGTTCACGTGGGATGCGCCGATGGATGCCGCCTGGACGCGCTGGTTCGCCGTCGCCGACCGGTTCGACGGCGTGCTGTGGCTGACGGCGAGCCAGCAGGCCGACGTGGAACGGCGGGTGAGCGGCATCCGCTCGTCCGTCGTGCCGCATCCGGCGCCGGCGGGGCTGGCGAACGATCCGGTGCCCGGCCGCATCGTGATGCTGAACACGCTCAGTGCCAGAAAGCGCGTGGACGACGCGATCCGTGCGCTCGCGACGGTGCGGGCCTCGGTGCCGCATGCCGAGCTGCACGTGTACGGCGACGGACCGGAGCGCGCCGCCCTCGTGGCCCTCGCGGAGTCGCTCGACGTCGGCGGAGCGGTGTTCTTCCACGGGCACACCGCCGACCCCGAGACGGCCTGGGCGACGGCGGACCTCTTCGTGCTCACGAGCACGAACGAGGGGCAGCCGCTGGTGGTGCTCGAGGCCCTCGGCCACGGGGTGCCGGTGGTCTCGTACGACATCCCCTACGGCCCCCGCGACACCCTCGCCCGCGGCGGCGGCATGCTCGTGCCCGACGGCGGCGTCGATGCCCTCGCCGGCGCGCTGACGGCGCTGCTCACGGGTCCCGGGGTGCGCGCGTGGCTCGCGGATGCCGCCCGCGCCGCAGCCGCAGGGATGGATGCCGCCGCCTCGATGCGCGCCCTCGCCGCCGCGGTGCGCGCCGCCCTCGCCGCCCCGGTGCCGCGGCCCGGCCGCTGA
- a CDS encoding Bax inhibitor-1/YccA family protein: protein MALNNPAFANPAFQEQRPGLTPPTTPGAQTPYAAAQHQGVDVAAQAQMEGMYAAPSAGAVETDRMTVEDTVVKTVGLFAILVATAVVGWIWTLSPLPDNGPTMMPWIIGALGGFVLSMVVIFSSRKKIRPGLIFGYAAMEGLFVGGISAYFEFVFPGIVMQATLATLAVVGVTLALFASGKVRASKKATKIFMIAMVGYLVFSLLNVVLMLVGVVPAGMMFGLHSAPSPLFGIPWGVIIGVFVIILAAYSLVLDFDQIQQGVRNGAPRKFAWMGAFGIMVTVVWLYVEILRMLAILRGSE from the coding sequence GTGGCCCTCAACAACCCCGCATTCGCCAACCCGGCGTTCCAGGAGCAGCGTCCCGGCTTGACGCCGCCGACGACTCCCGGTGCGCAGACCCCGTACGCCGCCGCTCAGCACCAGGGCGTCGACGTCGCCGCCCAGGCGCAGATGGAGGGCATGTACGCCGCTCCGTCCGCCGGCGCCGTCGAGACCGACCGGATGACCGTCGAGGACACCGTCGTCAAGACCGTCGGCCTCTTCGCGATCCTGGTGGCCACGGCCGTCGTCGGCTGGATCTGGACGCTGTCGCCGCTCCCCGACAACGGCCCCACCATGATGCCGTGGATCATCGGCGCCCTCGGCGGCTTCGTGCTGTCGATGGTCGTCATCTTCAGCTCGCGCAAGAAGATCCGCCCCGGCCTCATCTTCGGCTACGCCGCGATGGAGGGTCTGTTCGTCGGTGGCATCTCGGCGTACTTCGAGTTCGTCTTCCCCGGCATCGTCATGCAGGCGACCCTCGCGACCCTCGCGGTCGTGGGTGTGACCCTCGCGCTCTTCGCCAGCGGCAAGGTGCGCGCGTCGAAGAAGGCCACCAAGATCTTCATGATCGCGATGGTCGGCTACCTCGTCTTCTCGCTGCTGAACGTCGTGCTCATGCTCGTGGGCGTCGTGCCGGCCGGCATGATGTTCGGCCTGCACAGCGCGCCGAGCCCCCTCTTCGGCATTCCGTGGGGCGTCATCATCGGCGTGTTCGTCATCATCCTGGCGGCCTACTCGCTGGTGCTCGACTTCGACCAGATCCAGCAGGGCGTGCGCAACGGCGCCCCCCGCAAGTTCGCCTGGATGGGCGCCTTCGGCATCATGGTCACCGTCGTGTGGCTGTACGTCGAGATCCTGCGGATGCTCGCCATCCTGCGCGGCAGCGAGTAA
- a CDS encoding glycerophosphodiester phosphodiesterase family protein, with amino-acid sequence MPRPRPLIIGHRGAPGYRPEHSRSSYDLALATGADAVEPDVVVSRDGVLMVRHENEISGTTDVADRPEYADRRTTRTIDGEELTGWFTEDFTADELCGLHCRERLPKLRPASAAFDDREPVLRLRDVLDLVRNAARAQGRPIGVVVEIKHATYFAGLGWDIAGLLGEELRAAGWDDAKLPLIIESFESTVLADLRRSGIRADLIYLLEAEGKPFDLVAGLGADAPDYRDTVTPAGLDALVGRVDGISVDKRMILAPDALGRPTGPAPFVADAHARGLRVFTWTARPENAFLLARFRRHGGKAAFGDYQGEWRVLADAEVDGVFVDHTDLGVAFFHGG; translated from the coding sequence ATGCCGCGCCCCCGTCCGCTCATCATCGGTCACCGCGGCGCACCCGGCTATCGCCCCGAGCACAGCCGGTCGTCGTACGACCTCGCGCTGGCCACCGGCGCCGACGCCGTCGAGCCCGATGTCGTCGTCAGTCGCGACGGGGTGCTCATGGTGCGGCACGAGAACGAGATCTCGGGCACGACCGACGTCGCCGACCGTCCCGAGTACGCCGACCGGCGCACCACGAGGACCATCGACGGCGAGGAGCTGACCGGGTGGTTCACCGAGGATTTCACCGCCGACGAGCTTTGCGGCCTGCACTGCCGCGAACGGCTGCCGAAGCTGCGTCCTGCCAGTGCCGCCTTCGACGACCGGGAGCCGGTGCTGCGCCTGCGGGACGTGCTCGACCTCGTCCGAAACGCGGCCCGCGCCCAGGGTCGGCCCATCGGCGTCGTGGTCGAGATCAAGCACGCCACCTACTTCGCCGGTCTCGGGTGGGACATCGCCGGCCTCCTCGGGGAGGAGCTGCGCGCGGCGGGATGGGACGACGCAAAGCTGCCGCTCATCATCGAGTCGTTCGAGTCGACGGTGCTGGCGGACCTCCGCCGAAGCGGCATCCGGGCAGACCTCATCTATCTGCTCGAGGCGGAAGGCAAGCCCTTCGACCTCGTGGCGGGGCTGGGTGCCGACGCTCCCGACTACCGCGACACCGTCACTCCGGCGGGGCTCGACGCCCTGGTCGGACGGGTCGACGGCATCAGCGTCGACAAGCGCATGATCCTCGCCCCCGACGCGCTCGGCCGCCCGACGGGGCCGGCGCCGTTCGTCGCCGACGCCCACGCGCGGGGCCTGCGCGTCTTCACCTGGACTGCCCGCCCCGAGAACGCGTTCCTGCTGGCGCGCTTCCGCAGGCACGGCGGCAAGGCCGCGTTCGGGGACTACCAGGGGGAGTGGCGCGTGCTGGCGGATGCCGAGGTCGACGGCGTCTTCGTCGACCACACCGACCTCGGGGTGGCGTTCTTCCACGGCGGCTGA
- a CDS encoding ABC transporter ATP-binding protein has protein sequence MTTPGIVARGVRRSFGDVHAVRDVTLEAREGAVTGLVGPNGSGKTTLMLMLASLLAPDAGEVRIGGVDPVADPAAARRLLGWMPDALGAWPSLTARETIAVTGELYDLTRPQAKARAAELLRDLGLEGLADAPARVLSRGQKQKLGLARALVHDPRVLLLDEPASGLDPQARIDLRVLLRRFAAEGRTVLISSHILSELEEVIDDAVFLVAGETVSSERVAVAASRTRTWRIRLADRDGVAAVLPVAAALGLDAGTLPTDRRDVLVGFASDADAARGLAALVSAGLPVAEYSAATGMLEHTFLDLREGPATGGGAA, from the coding sequence GTGACCACACCCGGAATAGTGGCGCGCGGCGTCCGACGATCGTTCGGAGACGTCCACGCCGTGCGCGACGTGACCCTCGAAGCCCGCGAAGGGGCGGTGACGGGCCTGGTCGGTCCCAACGGGTCCGGCAAGACAACGCTCATGCTCATGCTGGCCTCGCTCCTCGCCCCCGACGCCGGCGAGGTGCGGATCGGGGGCGTCGACCCGGTCGCCGACCCCGCCGCCGCTCGGCGCCTTCTCGGCTGGATGCCGGACGCCCTCGGCGCCTGGCCCTCTCTCACCGCTCGGGAGACGATCGCCGTCACCGGCGAGCTCTACGACCTGACCCGGCCGCAGGCGAAGGCGCGCGCGGCGGAGCTGCTGCGCGACCTCGGGCTGGAGGGCCTCGCCGACGCACCCGCGCGGGTGCTCTCGCGAGGGCAGAAGCAGAAGCTGGGCCTTGCGCGCGCGCTCGTGCACGACCCGCGGGTGCTGCTGCTGGACGAGCCCGCCTCAGGGCTCGACCCGCAGGCCCGCATCGACCTGCGCGTGCTGCTGCGGCGCTTCGCAGCCGAGGGGCGCACCGTGCTGATCTCCAGCCACATCCTCTCGGAGCTGGAAGAGGTGATCGACGACGCGGTGTTCCTCGTCGCCGGTGAGACGGTGAGCTCGGAGCGGGTGGCGGTCGCGGCATCCCGCACGCGCACGTGGCGCATCCGCCTGGCCGACCGCGACGGCGTCGCCGCCGTGCTGCCGGTGGCCGCCGCGCTGGGGCTCGATGCCGGCACCCTCCCCACCGACCGGCGCGACGTGCTGGTCGGGTTCGCCTCGGATGCCGACGCGGCGCGGGGCCTGGCTGCCCTCGTGTCGGCGGGGCTCCCGGTGGCCGAATATTCGGCGGCCACCGGAATGCTCGAGCACACCTTCCTGGATCTTCGCGAAGGGCCCGCCACCGGGGGAGGAGCGGCATGA
- a CDS encoding ABC transporter permease produces MNVHRLATIARLELVQRMRSVAWYVLLGVFALLLIGVTWLAFLAWGTSNERGPGIYSTVVLITLLLAVLVSPTLSGNSINGDRDAATLAPVQVTLATTGEILVGKFLAAWATGLAFAVVAIPFLVIATAAGGVSGWVVLVSLVVLVVEIGVVSAIGTALSAILARPLFSVATTYLVVAALTVGTLIVFGLVGAGVRTEVTQSYRVVTYQGDGIVCADRWETTTFEVPRFDTVWWVLAANPFVILADATPTQYDARGWPVDLFGQIKSGVRTAQQPPPSEQRYDECAPSTGDDTTPRDIIAETVPSWFVGLGAQLLLAGGLMAWAYRRTRTPARTLPRGTRIA; encoded by the coding sequence ATGAACGTGCACCGTCTCGCAACGATCGCGCGGCTGGAGCTCGTCCAGCGGATGCGATCGGTCGCCTGGTACGTGCTGCTGGGGGTGTTCGCGCTCCTTCTCATCGGGGTGACGTGGCTGGCGTTCCTCGCCTGGGGCACCTCGAACGAGCGCGGGCCCGGCATCTACTCCACGGTCGTGCTCATCACTCTCCTGCTCGCGGTGCTCGTCTCGCCGACGCTCAGCGGCAACTCCATCAACGGCGACAGGGATGCCGCGACCCTCGCACCCGTGCAGGTGACCCTCGCCACGACGGGCGAGATCCTGGTGGGCAAGTTCCTGGCGGCGTGGGCGACGGGGCTCGCCTTCGCCGTCGTGGCGATCCCGTTCCTCGTGATCGCCACGGCGGCGGGCGGCGTGAGCGGATGGGTCGTGCTGGTCTCGCTCGTGGTGCTGGTGGTCGAGATCGGTGTCGTCTCTGCGATCGGCACGGCGCTCAGCGCCATCCTCGCCCGGCCGCTCTTCTCGGTCGCGACGACCTACCTGGTCGTGGCGGCGCTCACGGTCGGCACGCTCATCGTCTTCGGGCTGGTGGGAGCGGGCGTACGCACCGAGGTGACCCAGTCGTACCGCGTCGTCACCTACCAGGGCGACGGTATCGTCTGCGCCGACCGATGGGAGACGACCACGTTCGAGGTGCCGCGATTCGACACGGTGTGGTGGGTGCTGGCAGCGAACCCCTTCGTCATCCTCGCCGACGCCACCCCGACCCAATACGACGCGCGGGGATGGCCGGTGGACCTCTTCGGCCAGATCAAGAGCGGTGTCCGCACGGCCCAGCAGCCGCCGCCCTCGGAGCAGCGATACGACGAGTGCGCGCCGTCGACAGGGGACGATACGACGCCGCGCGACATCATCGCCGAGACGGTTCCCAGCTGGTTCGTGGGTCTCGGCGCGCAGCTGCTGCTCGCCGGCGGACTGATGGCCTGGGCCTACCGGCGCACCCGCACCCCGGCCAGGACGCTGCCGCGCGGCACCCGCATCGCTTGA
- a CDS encoding helix-turn-helix transcriptional regulator, giving the protein MTDTTTRALSLLNLLQTHRHWPGRELATRLGVTERTVRRDVDRLRELGYRIESSPGAAGGYRLEAGSAVPPLLLNDEEAVAMAVGLRIAAEQRLVGGPETTLTAMAKLEQVLPAALRRRVHAIGDALQPTGGGVGAPVSTQVLGELALACRDHERVRFTYTAASAEVSRRRVEPHVLAPADRHWYLLCWDLDRDDWRTFRVDRLSHVEHTRVLFEARALTAEQVEEFISVARSWVRQPVEADVVMDLPLADMRAAFGEWSQGAEAEGADRTRWPVGGRDFRETMYGMTFVPAGVEFTTDLAEPARSELREVLTRMVRALDAPPPDPRPPAP; this is encoded by the coding sequence GTGACCGACACCACCACCCGCGCGCTGTCGCTGCTGAACCTGTTGCAGACGCACCGGCACTGGCCGGGACGAGAGCTCGCGACGCGACTGGGCGTCACCGAGCGCACGGTGCGCCGCGACGTGGACCGCCTGCGGGAGCTCGGCTACCGCATCGAGTCCTCGCCCGGCGCGGCGGGCGGCTATCGCCTCGAAGCCGGGTCGGCCGTGCCTCCGCTGCTGCTCAACGACGAAGAGGCCGTCGCCATGGCGGTGGGACTGCGCATCGCCGCCGAGCAGCGCCTGGTGGGCGGGCCCGAGACCACTCTCACGGCGATGGCCAAGCTCGAGCAGGTGCTGCCGGCGGCTCTGCGCCGACGGGTGCACGCGATCGGCGACGCCCTGCAGCCGACCGGAGGCGGCGTCGGGGCCCCCGTGTCGACGCAGGTGCTGGGCGAGCTCGCCCTGGCGTGCCGGGATCACGAACGCGTGAGGTTCACGTACACCGCGGCATCCGCCGAGGTGAGCCGGCGCCGCGTCGAGCCGCACGTGCTGGCACCGGCGGACCGGCACTGGTATCTGCTGTGCTGGGACCTCGACCGGGACGACTGGCGCACCTTCCGCGTGGACCGGCTGTCGCACGTGGAGCACACCCGCGTGCTGTTCGAGGCTCGGGCACTGACGGCGGAGCAGGTCGAGGAGTTCATCTCCGTCGCCCGGTCGTGGGTGCGCCAGCCCGTGGAGGCGGACGTGGTGATGGACCTGCCCCTCGCCGACATGCGCGCGGCTTTCGGGGAGTGGTCGCAGGGCGCCGAGGCCGAGGGCGCCGACCGCACCCGCTGGCCGGTGGGCGGGCGGGACTTCCGCGAGACCATGTACGGCATGACCTTCGTCCCCGCCGGGGTGGAGTTCACCACCGATCTCGCGGAACCCGCCCGGTCCGAGCTGCGCGAGGTGCTCACCCGCATGGTGCGCGCCCTCGACGCGCCCCCGCCCGATCCTCGGCCTCCCGCCCCCTGA
- a CDS encoding ABC transporter ATP-binding protein has protein sequence MAEPIIETAGLTKRFTVKKKTVAAVTDLTFHVAAGELVAFLGPNGAGKSTSLRMLTTLLPPTEGTARVVGHDIVRDAGAVRARIGYVGQLTSGSFAQRVRDELISQGAFYGMARAAARIRADALIESLDLASFATRAVQQLSGGQKRRLDIALGLMHAPPLLFLDEPSTGLDPQSRANLWQHILDLRAEHGTTVFLTTHYLDEADRYAERVMVMDRGRVIADDTAAALKATLAGDVLTLRFASDADADRAVPVVQALTDRPVRREGAASVAVTAPDGERLLPEAVRALDAAGVAVRRATGVPPTLDDVFLALTGRTLREAGEGTDASGEADAADAVDAAGQTGVVR, from the coding sequence ATGGCTGAACCGATCATTGAAACCGCGGGCCTCACCAAGAGGTTCACCGTCAAGAAGAAGACCGTCGCGGCGGTCACCGACCTCACCTTCCACGTGGCAGCCGGCGAGCTGGTGGCGTTCCTGGGACCCAACGGCGCCGGCAAGTCGACGAGCCTGCGCATGCTCACCACCCTGCTTCCTCCCACCGAGGGCACGGCCCGCGTCGTCGGGCACGACATCGTGCGCGATGCCGGGGCCGTCCGTGCGCGCATCGGCTACGTCGGCCAGCTGACCAGCGGCAGCTTCGCGCAGCGCGTGCGCGACGAGCTGATCAGTCAGGGAGCGTTCTACGGCATGGCGCGGGCGGCGGCCCGCATCCGCGCCGACGCGCTCATCGAGTCGCTCGACCTCGCCTCCTTCGCCACGCGCGCCGTGCAGCAGCTCAGCGGCGGGCAGAAGCGGCGGCTCGACATCGCCCTGGGGCTCATGCACGCCCCGCCCCTGCTCTTCCTCGACGAGCCCTCGACGGGCCTCGACCCGCAGAGCCGCGCGAACCTCTGGCAGCACATCCTCGACCTGCGCGCTGAGCACGGCACGACGGTCTTCCTCACCACGCACTACCTGGACGAGGCCGACCGGTACGCCGAGCGCGTCATGGTGATGGATCGCGGCAGGGTCATCGCCGATGACACCGCAGCCGCCCTGAAGGCGACGCTCGCCGGCGACGTGCTGACGCTGCGGTTCGCGAGCGACGCCGACGCCGACCGGGCCGTGCCCGTCGTGCAGGCGCTCACCGACCGCCCGGTGCGGCGGGAGGGCGCGGCATCCGTCGCCGTCACCGCTCCCGACGGAGAACGCCTGCTCCCGGAGGCGGTCCGCGCGCTCGATGCGGCCGGGGTCGCCGTGCGACGGGCCACCGGCGTGCCTCCCACCCTCGACGATGTCTTCCTCGCTCTGACCGGCCGCACGCTTCGCGAAGCGGGCGAGGGCACCGACGCGTCGGGAGAGGCGGATGCCGCCGACGCGGTCGATGCCGCCGGGCAGACGGGAGTCGTGCGATGA
- a CDS encoding ABC transporter permease: MTTPAIGRPHAVRDTWNVLTRELRPVLRDPFSLIFSLLQPLVFLGLFAPLLAGAAGGDVAGTLQWFVPGVLVMIVLFGTGATGSNLQYEMMTGSHERTLVAPLSRSALLVGRALKEVAPIVVQSIVIVVIAWPFGFRVDVAGFLMGLVLLAVFGVGLGALSYSLALATKDREWLFWGVQQALIFPLLILSGMLLPLDDGPAWMRAVAAVNPVNGVVQAERALLAGDVGAPAVLWGAVSALAVAAVGLGVGVRAMRRSG; encoded by the coding sequence ATGACCACGCCGGCGATCGGGCGCCCTCACGCCGTGCGCGACACCTGGAACGTGCTCACCCGGGAGCTGCGTCCGGTGCTGCGGGATCCGTTCTCACTGATCTTCAGCCTGCTGCAGCCGCTGGTGTTCCTCGGGTTGTTCGCGCCGCTCCTGGCCGGCGCTGCCGGCGGCGACGTCGCCGGAACGCTGCAGTGGTTCGTGCCGGGTGTGCTGGTGATGATCGTCCTGTTCGGAACGGGCGCGACGGGGTCGAACCTGCAGTACGAGATGATGACCGGCTCGCACGAGCGCACCCTCGTCGCCCCGCTCTCGCGCTCGGCCCTGCTGGTGGGGCGGGCGCTGAAGGAGGTGGCGCCGATCGTGGTGCAGTCGATCGTGATCGTCGTGATCGCCTGGCCGTTCGGCTTCCGCGTCGATGTCGCGGGGTTTCTGATGGGACTCGTGCTGCTGGCGGTGTTCGGGGTGGGACTCGGAGCGCTGTCGTACTCCCTCGCGCTCGCGACGAAGGACCGCGAGTGGTTGTTCTGGGGCGTGCAGCAGGCGCTGATCTTCCCGCTCCTCATCCTCTCGGGCATGCTGCTGCCGCTCGACGACGGGCCGGCGTGGATGCGCGCCGTGGCTGCGGTCAACCCGGTGAACGGGGTGGTGCAGGCCGAGCGGGCGCTGCTGGCCGGGGACGTCGGAGCCCCCGCCGTGCTCTGGGGAGCGGTGTCCGCGCTCGCCGTGGCCGCTGTCGGTCTGGGTGTCGGCGTGCGGGCGATGCGTCGCTCGGGCTGA